A section of the Virgibacillus sp. NKC19-3 genome encodes:
- a CDS encoding LysE family translocator, with product MAVTNAFIVGIMSALLPGPDLILLIKNSLQSGRSQGVATSLGVATALIIHIAYTILGFAILIEMFPSLLNTIKVLGALYLVWLGWKTIRGQSKVVNEPTEGKPAKNHSIKNSFSEGFMCNLLNPNSALFFLSVFSQLIHTSTPIYMSWLYGFIVILIVFLFYAIFAFFISNMKFRRFYFVYKQWFDNTLGLILIGFALSIGLSVFNSG from the coding sequence ATGGCCGTAACTAACGCATTTATCGTTGGAATTATGTCAGCTCTATTACCGGGTCCCGATCTGATTCTACTGATTAAAAATAGCTTACAATCTGGAAGAAGCCAAGGTGTTGCTACATCATTAGGAGTCGCAACTGCTTTAATCATTCACATTGCATATACAATTTTAGGATTTGCCATATTGATCGAAATGTTTCCTTCTTTACTTAATACGATAAAAGTATTGGGTGCATTGTATTTAGTTTGGTTAGGCTGGAAAACAATTAGAGGCCAATCTAAAGTTGTAAATGAACCAACAGAAGGAAAACCAGCAAAAAATCATTCGATTAAAAATAGCTTTTCCGAAGGGTTTATGTGTAACTTATTAAATCCAAACTCAGCCCTTTTCTTTTTAAGTGTTTTTTCTCAACTTATTCATACAAGTACACCCATATATATGAGCTGGTTATATGGTTTTATCGTTATCCTAATTGTTTTTCTATTCTATGCTATTTTCGCGTTCTTTATCTCTAATATGAAATTTAGAAGATTTTATTTTGTTTATAAGCAATGGTTCGATAACACATTGGGTTTGATACTGATTGGTTTTGCACTATCAATAGGTCTTTCTGTGTTTAATAGTGGTTAA
- the cudC gene encoding choline uptake/conversion transcriptional regulator CudC, whose translation MEGNRNNFNDEKAKEKIGQAEGLMVNTFSETMDFYGVTPSVGRLYGMMYFKHQPITLDEMKEALGMSKPSMSTSVRKLQDIGIVQKVWQKGSRKDSFMAEKNFFNYFSHFFGMKWEREVSMFMVSIRKAQEQLNEVIEDKETDEALRERAKLDYQQLDEAMVYYHWLEKLMKLTKSGEIYNYIPVEEADE comes from the coding sequence ATGGAAGGAAATCGGAATAATTTTAATGACGAAAAAGCCAAAGAAAAAATCGGCCAAGCTGAAGGTCTAATGGTTAATACGTTTTCAGAAACGATGGACTTTTATGGTGTTACGCCTTCAGTTGGTCGCCTGTATGGGATGATGTACTTTAAACATCAGCCAATTACACTGGATGAGATGAAAGAAGCACTCGGCATGAGCAAACCAAGCATGAGTACATCTGTTAGAAAGCTTCAAGATATCGGTATCGTTCAAAAAGTATGGCAAAAAGGATCAAGAAAAGATTCATTCATGGCTGAGAAAAATTTCTTTAATTATTTTTCTCATTTCTTTGGCATGAAATGGGAACGGGAAGTAAGTATGTTTATGGTTAGTATTCGAAAAGCCCAGGAACAACTAAATGAAGTGATTGAAGATAAGGAAACAGATGAAGCATTACGAGAAAGAGCTAAGCTGGATTACCAACAGCTTGATGAAGCCATGGTCTATTATCATTGGCTGGAAAAGCTCATGAAACTCACAAAATCCGGCGAAATCTATAATTATATACCCGTGGAAGAGGCAGATGAATAG
- a CDS encoding glycine betaine ABC transporter substrate-binding protein, whose translation MRFRKIIQLTLFMITLFALAACGSTSESDGSSSTTGETNENEGAITIGQINWPENIAVTNMWKAILEDEGYDVELQLIEMGPQMSAVAEGDLDVAPEVWLPVQDKNYYEQYKDEANFFEEPWYDNGKVGLAVPAFMEDINSIEDLNENKDTFEGEIIGFEPGAGTMLTTEEMMEEYNLDYELVESSEAAMITSVIDAAETQEPIVAPLWKPHYVFSEVDLKFLEDPNQSFGEVEEIFMATREGFDADFEEVSEWLTNFKLDDDQLGELMIDVQDNEDNPMEGAEKWVEENQDLIDGWME comes from the coding sequence ATGCGTTTTCGCAAAATAATTCAATTAACTTTATTTATGATTACACTTTTTGCACTAGCAGCTTGCGGTTCAACTAGTGAAAGTGATGGTTCGAGTAGTACAACGGGCGAAACAAACGAAAACGAAGGAGCAATCACAATTGGGCAGATTAATTGGCCTGAAAATATTGCCGTAACGAATATGTGGAAGGCTATTTTGGAAGATGAGGGTTATGACGTGGAGTTACAACTCATTGAGATGGGTCCCCAAATGTCCGCTGTAGCTGAAGGTGATTTAGATGTAGCACCGGAAGTCTGGTTACCAGTGCAAGATAAGAATTATTATGAACAGTATAAAGACGAAGCTAATTTCTTCGAAGAGCCTTGGTATGATAATGGGAAAGTTGGATTGGCCGTTCCGGCGTTTATGGAAGATATAAATAGCATTGAGGATTTAAATGAAAACAAAGATACATTTGAGGGCGAAATAATTGGATTTGAGCCTGGGGCAGGAACCATGTTAACAACAGAGGAAATGATGGAAGAATACAATCTTGATTATGAATTAGTGGAGAGCAGTGAAGCAGCGATGATTACCTCCGTTATAGATGCAGCTGAAACGCAAGAACCTATTGTTGCACCGCTATGGAAACCACATTATGTGTTCTCTGAAGTAGATTTAAAGTTTTTGGAGGATCCTAATCAATCCTTTGGTGAAGTCGAAGAAATTTTTATGGCAACCCGCGAAGGATTTGACGCAGACTTTGAAGAAGTTAGTGAATGGCTGACAAACTTTAAATTGGACGACGACCAGCTTGGTGAATTAATGATTGATGTTCAAGATAATGAAGACAACCCTATGGAAGGCGCAGAAAAATGGGTAGAAGAAAACCAAGATCTCATTGACGGATGGATGGAATAA
- the betB gene encoding betaine-aldehyde dehydrogenase, translating into MDGLNLQRMYINGEWVNAKSGETRDIINPYNQEIIATAAEGNEEDTREAIQAARLAFDEDSWSTLPASVRGEFVYSIGHLIRRDLEELAELETLDTGKTVQESRDDMADIANVFLYFGGLADKNGGEVIQSPMPDSESKVVREPVGVCGQITPWNYPLLQAAWKIAPALAAGNTIIVKPSEITPLTTVKVFQLIEEVGIPKGVANLVLGPGASTGAELAASLDVDLISFTGGIETGKTIMQAASHNVKKIALELGGKNPNIVFADADFETAVDQALNAVFFHAGQVCSAGARLLVEESIHDEFVEALVERTKRIKLGNGFDESTQSGPLISAQHRAKVEQYVDIGQNEGATLAAGGQRPDDPELQNGFFYLPTIFTNCTNDMRIVQEEVFGPVLTVETFSSKEEAVKLANDTIYGLAGAVWTQDLDKADFVTARLRLGTVWINDFHPYFAQAPWGGYKQSGIGRELGHEGLEEYTEVKHIYRNKQPEPIHWFN; encoded by the coding sequence ATGGATGGTTTGAATTTACAACGCATGTATATAAATGGGGAGTGGGTAAATGCCAAATCCGGTGAAACACGAGATATCATTAACCCTTACAATCAAGAAATTATTGCAACTGCTGCAGAGGGAAATGAAGAAGATACGCGAGAAGCCATTCAAGCAGCAAGGCTGGCTTTTGATGAAGACAGCTGGAGTACATTACCGGCTAGTGTTCGCGGGGAATTCGTTTACAGTATAGGGCATTTGATTCGTCGAGACTTAGAAGAACTGGCTGAATTGGAGACGTTGGATACAGGTAAAACAGTCCAAGAAAGTCGCGATGATATGGCAGACATCGCTAATGTGTTTCTTTATTTTGGTGGCTTGGCGGATAAAAATGGTGGTGAAGTCATTCAATCACCGATGCCGGACAGTGAAAGTAAAGTTGTTCGCGAGCCTGTTGGCGTTTGTGGCCAAATCACACCATGGAATTATCCTTTATTGCAAGCTGCGTGGAAGATTGCACCTGCATTGGCAGCAGGGAACACCATTATTGTGAAACCGAGTGAGATCACACCGTTAACAACGGTGAAAGTCTTTCAACTCATCGAAGAGGTTGGCATTCCAAAAGGTGTCGCCAACTTAGTGCTTGGTCCCGGGGCATCAACAGGTGCCGAACTAGCTGCAAGTCTTGATGTTGATTTAATTTCATTTACCGGTGGCATTGAGACCGGTAAGACAATCATGCAAGCAGCTAGCCATAATGTGAAAAAAATAGCACTCGAACTTGGTGGCAAGAATCCAAATATCGTTTTTGCCGATGCCGATTTTGAAACAGCGGTTGATCAGGCCTTAAATGCTGTATTTTTCCACGCTGGCCAAGTTTGTTCTGCAGGAGCCAGACTTCTGGTTGAGGAAAGCATTCACGATGAATTTGTGGAGGCACTTGTTGAGCGAACGAAACGCATCAAATTGGGGAATGGTTTTGATGAAAGCACACAGAGTGGCCCACTCATTTCTGCCCAGCACCGTGCAAAAGTGGAACAGTATGTGGATATCGGTCAAAACGAAGGTGCTACATTAGCTGCCGGCGGACAGCGTCCGGATGATCCTGAATTGCAAAACGGCTTTTTCTATTTACCTACCATTTTTACAAACTGTACAAACGATATGCGCATTGTCCAAGAAGAAGTATTCGGACCAGTATTAACCGTAGAAACCTTTTCATCCAAAGAGGAAGCTGTCAAATTAGCGAATGATACGATTTATGGTTTGGCTGGCGCTGTCTGGACGCAAGATTTGGATAAGGCTGATTTTGTCACAGCACGATTGCGTTTGGGTACCGTTTGGATCAATGATTTCCATCCTTATTTCGCGCAAGCGCCTTGGGGTGGTTATAAACAATCAGGCATTGGCCGTGAACTTGGTCATGAAGGGCTGGAAGAATACACTGAAGTTAAACATATTTATCGTAACAAACAACCTGAACCTATTCATTGGTTTAACTAA
- a CDS encoding short chain dehydrogenase — MKVLLIGATGLLGNAVMKELEEKHDIIQAARHNTDVKVDITKPDSIKRMFEQVGKVDAVISATGDAHFGPLEEITPELNETTIESKLKGQVNLVLLGMDYVNDGGSFTLTTGVIMDEPIYQGASSAMANGAVKAFTKSAATEAPRGIRINSVSPSVFQESPEGLQAFFPGFEAVPLSKVALAFRKSVEGVQTGQSYEIY; from the coding sequence ATGAAAGTCTTATTAATCGGGGCTACCGGGCTTTTAGGAAATGCTGTAATGAAAGAATTAGAAGAAAAACACGACATTATTCAAGCAGCACGGCACAACACTGATGTCAAAGTAGACATTACGAAACCTGATAGCATTAAGAGGATGTTTGAACAGGTCGGAAAAGTTGATGCAGTGATCAGTGCAACAGGAGATGCCCATTTTGGGCCGCTGGAAGAAATCACGCCAGAATTAAATGAAACAACCATCGAAAGCAAATTAAAGGGACAAGTCAATCTTGTATTACTTGGCATGGATTATGTGAATGATGGTGGAAGCTTCACCTTAACAACCGGAGTCATCATGGATGAACCCATCTATCAAGGTGCATCCTCTGCAATGGCAAATGGAGCTGTAAAAGCCTTTACAAAATCCGCAGCAACCGAAGCACCCAGAGGAATACGAATCAATAGCGTCAGTCCATCGGTGTTTCAGGAATCGCCAGAAGGGCTTCAAGCGTTCTTTCCAGGGTTTGAAGCCGTTCCACTAAGCAAAGTAGCATTGGCTTTTCGAAAAAGTGTAGAAGGTGTACAAACCGGGCAAAGTTATGAAATTTACTAA
- a CDS encoding YxeA family protein yields the protein MKKLLIVSMGFAICLLSACSLESLQTIGSTKYYVEIDDDGEEYTESNNTRYEYNLMGFDEDGEEKELSFTAGHQLKQGAYLKVHYKKDEVITYEEVDADDVPKKAQELLGEKN from the coding sequence ATGAAAAAATTACTTATTGTAAGTATGGGATTTGCCATATGTTTATTGTCTGCGTGTTCGCTAGAGTCACTGCAAACAATTGGTTCGACTAAATATTATGTGGAAATTGATGATGATGGTGAGGAATATACAGAGTCGAATAATACCAGATATGAGTATAATTTGATGGGTTTTGATGAGGATGGAGAGGAAAAAGAGCTCTCTTTCACAGCTGGGCATCAATTAAAACAAGGTGCTTATTTAAAGGTGCATTACAAAAAAGATGAAGTAATTACCTATGAAGAGGTGGATGCTGACGACGTCCCTAAAAAGGCACAGGAGTTATTGGGAGAGAAAAATTAA
- the betA gene encoding choline dehydrogenase, whose product MSQPYDYVIVGGGSAGSVLGNRLSIDKNCSVLVLEAGRSDYFWDLFIQMPAALMFPSGNRFYDWIYESDEEPYMSGRQVAHARGKVLGGSSSINGMIYQRGNPKDYDRWGSEPGMESWDFAHCLPYFKRLERTFGADSSDEYRGHHGPIKLKRGPAKNPLFQAFFDAAVEAGYNRTPDVNGFRQEGFGPFDSQVHNGRRVSASRAYLRPAMRRKNLNVETRAFVTNINFNGTRADGVTYQKNGKTYHVNAGEVILAGGAFNTPQLLQLSGVGDADHLRSLDINPVVDLPGVGENLEDHLEVYIQHACPKPVSEQPSLNKAKMPWIGLQWLLGRTGPAASNHFEGGGFVRSNEDVDYPNLMFHFLPLAVRYDGQKAETDHGFQVHVGPMYSNSRGRLKIRSRDPFQHPSIVFNYLSTEEDRREWIEAIKVSRDILSQPALAPYSTGEISPGSSVQTDEEILEWVARDAETALHPSCTAKMGPASDPMAVVDPLTMKVHGLDNVRVVDASAMPHTTNGNIHAPVLMLAEKAADIIRGQRPMKPEHKDYYRHGVHAAEAGTV is encoded by the coding sequence ATGAGTCAACCATACGATTATGTAATCGTTGGCGGTGGCAGTGCAGGTTCTGTACTCGGAAACCGTCTAAGTATAGATAAAAATTGCAGCGTTCTTGTTCTGGAGGCGGGGCGTAGTGATTATTTTTGGGATTTGTTTATTCAAATGCCGGCAGCGTTGATGTTCCCGTCAGGCAATCGTTTCTATGACTGGATCTATGAAAGCGATGAGGAGCCTTATATGAGTGGACGGCAGGTCGCACATGCCAGGGGAAAAGTTCTTGGAGGATCGAGCTCCATCAATGGCATGATATATCAGCGTGGCAACCCGAAGGACTATGATCGGTGGGGATCTGAACCAGGTATGGAAAGCTGGGACTTTGCCCATTGTCTTCCATATTTTAAACGACTGGAGAGGACCTTTGGCGCAGATTCATCTGATGAATACCGCGGCCATCATGGGCCCATTAAATTAAAGCGAGGGCCGGCAAAGAATCCTTTATTTCAAGCTTTTTTCGATGCGGCTGTTGAGGCTGGTTATAATCGAACCCCTGATGTAAATGGCTTTCGTCAAGAAGGGTTTGGCCCATTTGACAGCCAAGTGCATAATGGAAGACGGGTTTCTGCTTCACGCGCCTATTTACGCCCAGCAATGCGACGTAAAAATCTAAACGTGGAGACGCGTGCATTTGTCACCAATATTAATTTTAATGGTACGAGGGCAGATGGCGTGACATACCAAAAGAATGGAAAAACCTATCATGTTAATGCAGGCGAAGTGATTCTTGCTGGTGGAGCATTCAATACACCACAGTTACTACAATTATCCGGTGTAGGGGACGCTGATCATTTGCGATCACTTGACATTAATCCGGTCGTTGATTTGCCGGGTGTAGGTGAAAACCTTGAAGACCATCTCGAAGTATATATTCAACACGCTTGTCCGAAGCCCGTTTCCGAACAACCTAGTTTAAATAAAGCAAAAATGCCTTGGATCGGTTTACAATGGCTACTTGGACGTACTGGGCCGGCAGCATCGAACCATTTTGAAGGTGGCGGATTCGTCCGTTCGAATGAAGATGTAGATTATCCGAATTTGATGTTTCACTTCCTACCGCTTGCTGTTCGATATGATGGGCAAAAAGCGGAGACGGATCATGGCTTTCAAGTACATGTTGGACCCATGTATTCCAACTCCAGAGGAAGGCTGAAGATACGTTCACGTGATCCTTTTCAGCATCCTAGTATTGTTTTTAACTATCTGTCTACCGAAGAAGATAGACGGGAGTGGATAGAAGCAATTAAAGTTTCGCGTGATATTCTTTCTCAGCCAGCGTTAGCCCCTTACAGTACTGGTGAAATTTCACCTGGTTCCTCGGTTCAAACCGATGAGGAAATTCTGGAGTGGGTAGCAAGAGATGCAGAAACGGCACTTCACCCATCTTGCACGGCAAAAATGGGGCCCGCTTCTGATCCGATGGCCGTGGTTGATCCATTGACCATGAAAGTACATGGGCTGGACAATGTCCGCGTCGTCGATGCATCTGCTATGCCACATACGACGAATGGAAATATCCATGCGCCTGTGTTGATGTTGGCAGAAAAAGCAGCAGACATTATCCGAGGACAACGACCAATGAAGCCGGAACATAAAGACTATTACCGCCACGGGGTTCATGCAGCGGAAGCAGGTACCGTCTGA
- a CDS encoding flotillin family protein, which translates to MLFFSTAVTIIIILAVLALAVFLFFKWRFKLASSNEALIITGTRLGDPEKDNRIYKDNEGRYMKVVRGGGHRLKMFQNSTKVDLKSFQLEIETPKVYTSQGVGVYGKAVASIKVADTLQGIVRYAEQFLGKKDSEIHDEVSNVLSSNLRAILSKLSVEQINQDRESFNSQVTGIAQDQLDRMGFVITSFGLADIWDDDNYLENLGRPQTASVKKTADIAEAENKRETEIKQAEVNEAVSKEQYQREMNVADSRKEKDIKESRIAAETQQEKAKADASYDMEMEDRQLEVKKRKLDIREQDKEMELRLARRERENEVEMESKQVEVRKQQAEADYLSEVRQAQANAEARKQEGQAEAQVIRDKSEAEVEALRNRSEAMNKYREVVLMEKMMNMMPEFARAVSESMANVESIRIMDSGNGGQLESLPKSVTNMVAGLQESLGQMTGFDLEGMLNNISGKTQNQSSTLAEANITPADQHEENTTSQENEKPGQYRDADESDNPETKPHDEENSEPEISDEQSIWSTIEENFPDASDETKEEIKERLRGVTPSDAKNMIDRFRNEKK; encoded by the coding sequence ATGTTATTTTTTAGCACTGCTGTAACCATTATTATCATCCTCGCCGTTCTGGCTTTAGCTGTATTCCTTTTCTTTAAATGGCGATTTAAACTTGCTTCCTCCAATGAAGCACTTATTATCACCGGGACCCGGCTTGGCGATCCCGAAAAGGATAATCGCATTTACAAAGATAATGAAGGACGCTATATGAAGGTCGTCCGAGGGGGCGGACACCGGCTTAAAATGTTCCAAAACTCCACGAAAGTCGATTTAAAATCTTTCCAACTGGAAATTGAAACACCAAAAGTCTATACATCACAAGGTGTCGGTGTATATGGGAAAGCCGTCGCCAGCATCAAAGTAGCGGACACCTTGCAAGGCATTGTGCGCTACGCCGAGCAATTTCTAGGTAAGAAAGACAGCGAAATTCACGATGAGGTAAGTAACGTCCTCAGCTCCAATTTACGTGCGATTCTTTCTAAGCTATCCGTTGAACAAATCAACCAGGACCGGGAAAGTTTCAACAGCCAAGTCACGGGAATCGCCCAAGATCAATTGGATCGTATGGGTTTTGTAATCACATCTTTCGGTCTCGCTGACATTTGGGACGATGATAACTATCTGGAGAACTTAGGACGACCACAGACGGCTAGTGTCAAGAAAACCGCCGACATTGCCGAGGCGGAGAACAAACGCGAAACGGAGATCAAGCAAGCCGAAGTCAACGAGGCGGTCTCCAAAGAACAATACCAGCGTGAAATGAATGTCGCTGACTCCAGGAAGGAAAAAGACATCAAAGAATCCCGCATCGCCGCTGAAACACAACAAGAGAAGGCAAAAGCGGATGCGTCCTACGACATGGAAATGGAAGACCGTCAACTCGAAGTGAAAAAACGTAAACTCGATATTCGGGAACAGGATAAAGAAATGGAACTACGCCTCGCCCGAAGAGAACGCGAAAACGAAGTGGAAATGGAAAGCAAGCAGGTCGAAGTTCGGAAACAACAGGCCGAAGCAGATTATCTTAGCGAAGTACGACAGGCACAAGCAAATGCGGAAGCACGTAAACAGGAGGGTCAAGCGGAGGCTCAAGTCATTCGAGATAAGAGTGAAGCTGAAGTAGAAGCACTGAGAAACCGTTCTGAAGCTATGAATAAATATCGTGAAGTTGTCTTAATGGAGAAAATGATGAATATGATGCCAGAGTTTGCTCGTGCCGTCAGCGAATCCATGGCTAACGTTGAGTCCATTCGTATCATGGACAGCGGTAATGGCGGACAACTTGAATCACTTCCCAAATCCGTCACCAATATGGTTGCCGGTTTACAGGAAAGTCTCGGACAAATGACTGGTTTCGATTTAGAAGGAATGCTAAATAACATATCCGGAAAGACCCAAAATCAATCATCGACACTAGCAGAGGCAAACATCACACCAGCAGATCAACATGAAGAAAATACGACATCACAGGAAAATGAAAAACCGGGGCAATATCGCGATGCAGACGAATCCGATAACCCGGAAACAAAACCGCATGATGAGGAGAACAGCGAACCCGAAATATCCGACGAACAAAGCATCTGGAGTACCATCGAAGAAAACTTTCCAGACGCATCAGACGAAACAAAGGAAGAAATAAAAGAACGATTACGCGGTGTCACACCAAGCGATGCAAAAAACATGATTGACCGTTTCCGAAACGAGAAAAAATAA
- a CDS encoding isochorismatase family protein produces the protein MLNHENTVFVLVDVQGKLSKIVHDSERVIGNLSTLIQGLDILHIPILWLEQYPEGLGKTNEALSTYLTGAGLEAIHKITFNAAKNQTFMDALETTKRSQILIAGIETHICVYQTAAGLKSWGYEVEVVADAVSSRTNCNKEIGLQKMRELGILTSSVEMALYELMETADGQHFKDILPLLK, from the coding sequence TTGCTAAATCATGAAAACACTGTATTTGTGTTAGTTGACGTGCAGGGAAAGCTATCCAAAATTGTCCATGATAGTGAAAGGGTCATTGGGAACCTATCAACATTGATACAAGGACTGGACATTCTTCATATTCCAATCCTTTGGCTTGAACAATATCCTGAAGGTTTAGGAAAAACCAATGAAGCATTATCAACGTATTTAACAGGAGCAGGACTTGAAGCCATCCATAAAATCACGTTCAATGCAGCCAAAAACCAAACATTTATGGATGCTTTGGAAACAACGAAACGATCGCAAATCTTAATAGCAGGGATTGAAACGCATATTTGCGTATATCAAACAGCAGCCGGCCTGAAATCATGGGGATATGAGGTGGAGGTTGTGGCAGATGCTGTCTCCTCTCGCACCAATTGTAATAAAGAAATTGGACTACAAAAAATGCGAGAATTAGGCATTTTAACCTCCAGTGTAGAAATGGCATTATATGAATTAATGGAAACAGCCGACGGACAGCATTTTAAAGACATCTTGCCGTTACTGAAATAA
- a CDS encoding anthranilate synthase component II produces the protein MILVIDNYDSFTFNLVQYIQKIGKDVIVIRNNHVSLENIKEMEPEYILISPGPGNPDDADICLDVVKRFHQEIPILGVCLGQQIIAQAFGGRIRKANKPMHGKTSRITHNNCSIFRDIKSPIQATRYHSLVVDNHGLPECLEITARSEDGEIMGIRHKQYNVEGVQFHPESILTEKGLEMLENFFIKNAKEHSYVI, from the coding sequence ATGATTTTAGTAATCGATAACTATGATTCTTTTACGTTTAATTTGGTCCAATACATTCAAAAAATTGGTAAAGATGTTATTGTTATTCGTAATAACCACGTTTCATTAGAAAATATTAAAGAGATGGAACCAGAATATATCCTTATTTCTCCTGGCCCTGGTAACCCTGATGATGCAGATATTTGCTTAGATGTTGTAAAAAGATTTCACCAAGAAATACCTATATTAGGTGTCTGCTTAGGACAGCAGATTATCGCACAAGCATTTGGTGGGAGGATTAGGAAAGCAAATAAACCAATGCATGGAAAAACTTCTCGAATCACCCATAATAATTGCTCTATTTTTCGTGACATTAAATCCCCCATCCAGGCGACAAGATATCATTCCTTAGTTGTGGACAATCATGGACTTCCCGAATGCTTAGAAATCACGGCAAGAAGTGAAGATGGAGAAATAATGGGAATACGACATAAGCAGTATAATGTGGAAGGAGTTCAGTTCCATCCAGAATCAATTTTGACAGAAAAAGGATTAGAAATGCTAGAAAACTTCTTTATAAAAAATGCAAAGGAACATTCATATGTCATTTAA